In Hypanus sabinus isolate sHypSab1 chromosome 17, sHypSab1.hap1, whole genome shotgun sequence, the following proteins share a genomic window:
- the galr1b gene encoding galanin receptor type 1b, translating to MDNMFSSNNSASRGNASSHFFQVGVEVIIVPIVFGLIFFLGVVGNTLVLIVLGRTKSRSSESTSNIFILNLSVASLSFLVFCVPFEAMIYSFPEWVFGAFLCKAVHYFKTATMLVSIFTMVAMSVDRYIVVVHCKRRPRIRNRRNASAGVALTWLLSLLVAAPVAQHQNLYSEDWKAPNKSFCWGIWHNEIQQQVYSVGILIIGYLLPLLLICFCYAKILFHLHKKMKNMSKKSKRSKKKTAQMVMLVVVVFLLSWLPDHIITMWVQFGSFPLTDASLAFRIISHCMVYGYSCVNPIIYAFLSENFQKSCHQVFVCNFLFPRPIEKKVVRIRMDTFSTNNSKAHP from the exons ATGGACAACATGTTCTCCAGCAACAACAGCGCTTCCCGGGGAAACGCCAGCTCGCATTTCTTCCAGGTCGGAGTAGAGGTGATTATAGTGCCCATCGTCTTTGGCTTGATATTCTTTCTCGGCGTTGTTGGGAACACCCTGGTGCTGATCGTCCTGGGACGGACCAAATCGAGGAGTTCGGAGAGTACAAGCAACATCTTCATCCTGAACCTCAGCGTCGCCAGTCTCTCCTTCCTGGTGTTCTGTGTGCCCTTCGAAGCCATGATTTACTCGTTCCCCGAATGGGTGTTTGGCGCTTTCCTTTGCAAGGCGGTGCACTATTTTAAGACGGCGACCATGCTGGTGAGCATCTTCACCATGGTGGCCATGTCGGTGGACAGATACATCGTCGTGGTCCACTGCAAGCGGCGGCCACGCATCCGGAACAGGAGGAACGCCTCAGCGGGAGTGGCTCTCACCTGGCTGCTCTCGCTGCTGGTCGCCGCGCCCGTGGCTCAGCATCAGAATCTGTATTCGGAGGACTGGAAAGCCCCGAACAAATCCTTCTGCTGGGGAATCTGGCACAACGAGATCCAGCAGCAGGTCTACAGCGTGGGCATCCTGATCATCGGCTACCTGCTGCCCTTGCTGCTGATCTGCTTCTGCTACGCTAAG ATCTTGTTTCATCTCCATAAGAAGATGAAGAACATGTCGAAGAAATCAAAGCGATCCAAGAAAAAG ACTGCCCAGATGGTCATGCTAGTCGTTGTTGTGTTTCTTCTTTCTTGGTTGCCTGACCACATCATAACCATGTGGGTACAATTTGGAAGTTTCCCTCTAACCGATGCATCGTTAGCATTCAGAATTATCTCCCACTGCATGGTGTATGGGTATTCCTGTGTGAACCCCATAATATATGCATTTCTTTCGGAAAATTTTCAGAAATCCTGCCATCAGGTCTTTGTGTGCAATTTCCTTTTCCCACGTCCCATTGAGAAAAAAGTCGTAAGGATTCGCATGGATACCTTTTCTACAAACAATTCAAAAGCACACCCTTGA